One genomic window of Paenibacillus xylanilyticus includes the following:
- a CDS encoding Gfo/Idh/MocA family protein has protein sequence MSLIRVAVIGIGNMGAAHARTLLVGDVPGAELVAVCDVRKEMESWVASHFPASVSYWQDAEQMMASGTIDAVIIATPHYDHPEQAIQAFQHGLHVMIEKPAGVYTKQVRKMNEAAAASGKVFSMMYNQRTNPLYIKLRDLIASGELGEVRRTNWIITNWYRSQSYYDSGGWRATWAGEGGGVLINQDPHQLDLWQWTVGMMPVRMRAFCSFGKYRDIEVEDDVTAYVEYANGATGVFVTTTGEAPGTNRFEVNGDRGKIVIEDGQLTFWRLRESEPEFNKRFTGGFGQPECWKCEVPITGTESGHPGLIRNWIDAIRTGATLIAPGEEGIHGLTLSNAMLLSTWTDNWVELPIDEELFYEHLQERIASSNTKKDKSYSSSQPADLTQTFK, from the coding sequence ATGAGTTTGATTCGAGTAGCCGTAATTGGCATTGGAAACATGGGTGCCGCACATGCAAGAACCCTGTTAGTCGGAGATGTGCCTGGTGCGGAGTTGGTAGCCGTATGTGATGTCCGAAAGGAAATGGAGAGCTGGGTGGCCAGTCATTTCCCTGCTTCGGTCAGTTACTGGCAGGATGCGGAGCAGATGATGGCATCCGGCACTATAGATGCGGTCATTATTGCAACACCTCATTATGATCACCCTGAGCAGGCAATCCAGGCTTTTCAGCACGGTCTGCATGTCATGATCGAGAAACCTGCCGGTGTTTACACCAAACAGGTGCGCAAGATGAATGAAGCTGCTGCAGCCAGCGGCAAAGTGTTTTCCATGATGTACAATCAGCGGACCAATCCTCTATATATCAAACTGAGAGATCTTATTGCTTCAGGAGAACTCGGGGAAGTAAGACGCACGAACTGGATCATCACGAATTGGTACCGATCACAGAGTTACTATGACTCCGGCGGTTGGCGGGCAACCTGGGCAGGTGAAGGAGGCGGCGTGCTGATCAATCAGGATCCTCACCAGCTTGATCTGTGGCAGTGGACTGTCGGCATGATGCCTGTGCGAATGCGTGCATTCTGTTCGTTTGGCAAGTACCGGGATATTGAAGTGGAAGATGATGTGACAGCTTATGTGGAGTACGCAAACGGAGCAACAGGCGTATTTGTAACAACTACGGGTGAAGCTCCAGGTACCAACCGATTCGAGGTCAACGGAGACCGCGGTAAAATCGTGATTGAGGATGGTCAGCTGACCTTCTGGCGCCTTCGGGAATCCGAGCCTGAATTTAATAAACGGTTTACCGGAGGTTTTGGACAGCCGGAATGCTGGAAGTGTGAAGTTCCGATTACAGGTACAGAATCCGGCCACCCAGGACTGATTCGAAACTGGATTGACGCCATCCGAACAGGTGCCACGCTCATTGCTCCAGGAGAAGAAGGTATACACGGATTAACCTTGTCTAATGCAATGCTTCTCTCGACCTGGACGGACAATTGGGTTGAGCTGCCCATCGATGAAGAGTTGTTTTATGAACATTTGCAGGAGCGTATTGCCAGTTCGAACACCAAGAAAGACAAAAGTTACAGCAGCAGCCAGCCTGCGGACCTGACGCAAACATTTAAGTAG
- a CDS encoding Gfo/Idh/MocA family protein, with protein MFYAPKSVKKEVVCGPGEFTIAAVALDHGHIYGMVGGLLEAGATLKWVYDPDPAKVEAFRKQFQQAQVAASEEQVLADDQVLLVTGAAITSERAPLGMRVLASGKDYFTDKAPFTTLDQLSKAREEVKRTGKKYMVYYSERLHVESAIYAGQLIEQGAIGKVVQVMGTGPHRLNAPGRPEWFFQHDKYGGILCDIGSHQIEQFLTFASCTDAEVAFSRVHNFNHPQFPELEDFGEASLIGNNGASGYFRVDWFTPDGLGTWGDGRTVILGTDGYIELRKYIDVARERVGDQVYLVNHEGEYRYSVKGQVGYPFFGDLIRDCLERTETAMTQEHAFKAAELCLIAQHKAMSERVVWSSGAK; from the coding sequence ATGTTTTATGCACCCAAAAGTGTGAAAAAAGAGGTGGTATGCGGACCAGGTGAGTTCACTATTGCTGCTGTTGCACTCGATCATGGGCATATCTATGGTATGGTTGGAGGTTTATTGGAAGCAGGGGCAACCCTTAAGTGGGTATATGATCCGGATCCTGCCAAAGTGGAGGCATTTCGCAAACAGTTCCAACAAGCACAGGTCGCAGCTTCGGAAGAACAAGTGCTGGCAGATGATCAGGTGCTGTTAGTGACCGGAGCAGCCATTACTTCGGAACGTGCGCCACTAGGCATGAGGGTTTTGGCGTCAGGCAAGGATTATTTTACGGACAAAGCCCCATTCACTACATTGGACCAATTATCTAAGGCAAGGGAAGAAGTTAAACGGACCGGGAAGAAATACATGGTTTATTATAGTGAGCGCCTGCATGTTGAAAGTGCAATCTATGCCGGGCAGCTGATTGAGCAAGGAGCCATTGGTAAGGTTGTGCAGGTGATGGGCACAGGGCCGCATCGATTGAATGCTCCAGGACGGCCAGAGTGGTTTTTCCAACATGATAAATATGGTGGTATCCTCTGTGACATTGGAAGTCATCAGATTGAACAGTTCCTCACGTTCGCCTCATGTACGGATGCGGAAGTGGCGTTCAGCCGGGTGCATAACTTCAATCATCCACAATTCCCTGAACTGGAGGACTTCGGCGAAGCGTCGCTCATTGGAAACAATGGGGCATCGGGTTACTTCCGGGTAGACTGGTTCACACCGGACGGTCTCGGGACATGGGGAGATGGGCGTACTGTAATCTTGGGAACAGACGGGTACATTGAATTGCGGAAATATATCGATGTCGCGAGAGAGCGGGTGGGAGATCAGGTCTATCTGGTTAACCATGAAGGTGAATACCGCTACAGTGTCAAAGGACAGGTCGGCTATCCGTTCTTCGGAGATCTCATCCGGGATTGTCTGGAGCGGACGGAGACGGCTATGACACAGGAACATGCATTCAAGGCAGCAGAGCTTTGCCTGATTGCCCAGCATAAAGCCATGAGTGAAAGAGTTGTCTGGAGTAGCGGCGCGAAGTAA
- a CDS encoding GNAT family N-acetyltransferase, translated as MITYRFVTDEDISHIQSIARDTWMFTYGDIYSKDYIHNFLNVAYSTENLSRSVERDQQSSKRKFLIAEYNNVIAGFAQTTQVQEEEYELIRIYIRPEYHKLGIGTGFIQRYIQALAPIKHLFAWVAKDNDIGKGFYEKCGFKETEEKVEVIGGDTKKQLKYELEL; from the coding sequence ATGATTACATATCGATTTGTTACGGACGAGGATATCTCTCATATCCAATCTATTGCTCGCGATACGTGGATGTTTACTTATGGGGACATTTACTCCAAAGATTACATTCATAACTTTCTAAATGTTGCTTATTCGACCGAGAACTTAAGTCGTTCTGTAGAGAGAGACCAGCAAAGTTCCAAACGAAAGTTTTTAATAGCGGAATATAACAACGTCATTGCTGGATTTGCCCAAACAACTCAAGTTCAAGAAGAAGAGTATGAATTAATCCGAATCTATATACGGCCAGAGTATCACAAGCTGGGAATTGGAACAGGCTTCATTCAGAGATATATTCAAGCGTTAGCACCGATAAAGCATCTATTTGCCTGGGTTGCGAAAGACAATGATATAGGAAAAGGGTTCTATGAGAAGTGTGGATTTAAAGAAACAGAAGAAAAGGTTGAAGTAATCGGAGGTGATACCAAAAAACAGCTTAAATATGAATTGGAATTATAG
- a CDS encoding GNAT family N-acetyltransferase yields the protein MSETMVLNHKVLIREIEHEDIPELYELIYEDEQPEWKKWDAPYFPLEHVSYTVFQEYTSKEMLEDGEPAHRMIIQINDEIVGTVNYYWEHKPSNWMEVGIVIYKPKYWNGGYGTAVLKMWIDYLFNKLPIVRVGLTTWSGNERMMKVAEKLGMQLEGRLRKCRFYNNTYYDSIRMGLLREEWMSQQF from the coding sequence ATAAGTGAAACCATGGTGTTAAATCATAAGGTTCTAATTAGGGAGATAGAGCACGAAGATATCCCTGAGCTCTACGAGCTGATATATGAAGATGAACAACCGGAGTGGAAAAAGTGGGACGCACCTTATTTTCCGTTGGAGCATGTCAGTTATACTGTATTTCAAGAATATACGAGTAAGGAAATGCTAGAAGACGGTGAGCCCGCTCATAGAATGATCATTCAAATTAATGATGAGATCGTAGGCACAGTGAATTATTATTGGGAGCACAAACCGTCCAATTGGATGGAAGTGGGGATCGTCATATATAAACCAAAGTATTGGAATGGTGGATATGGAACGGCTGTTTTGAAGATGTGGATCGACTATTTGTTCAATAAGCTACCTATAGTCCGAGTAGGATTAACAACATGGTCAGGAAATGAAAGGATGATGAAGGTCGCAGAGAAACTGGGCATGCAGCTGGAAGGAAGACTTCGGAAGTGCCGCTTTTACAATAATACATACTATGATTCGATCCGTATGGGATTATTAAGAGAGGAATGGATGAGCCAACAATTTTGA
- a CDS encoding class I SAM-dependent methyltransferase, with protein MENKETFNSIANEYEKYRPTYPNEMYNDIFDYSNLDREDKILEIGCGTGQATGGMVERDYKQITCIEYGDRLAQFTAEKFKSYETIKVINSSFEEWNGEGGPFKLAISGTAFHFIEPKFGYRKVWELLESSGSIAFFWTIHVPMFDELHNEIRSHYKELAPHLDDSTFQTPEESIEKRRAITEETGIFTNVVVREYSEILTYSSGDYVALLNTNSKHRQLPDKPKDILLNKIKNSIDRSGGTIDKEHRVALFLGRKLL; from the coding sequence TTGGAGAATAAAGAGACGTTTAATTCAATTGCAAATGAATATGAAAAATATAGACCTACCTACCCAAATGAAATGTATAACGATATATTTGATTATTCAAATCTGGATAGAGAAGATAAAATTCTGGAGATTGGTTGCGGGACAGGACAAGCCACGGGAGGAATGGTCGAAAGAGATTACAAACAAATTACCTGTATTGAATACGGTGACAGATTGGCCCAGTTCACTGCAGAGAAATTTAAATCCTATGAAACGATCAAGGTGATTAATAGCTCCTTTGAAGAATGGAACGGTGAAGGTGGGCCTTTTAAGTTAGCTATTTCAGGCACAGCATTTCATTTTATCGAACCCAAGTTTGGTTATCGTAAAGTATGGGAACTTCTTGAGAGTTCGGGTTCGATTGCCTTTTTTTGGACCATACATGTGCCCATGTTTGATGAGCTCCATAACGAAATACGATCACACTATAAAGAGCTTGCACCACATTTGGATGATTCAACGTTCCAAACCCCCGAAGAATCCATCGAAAAAAGAAGAGCTATCACGGAGGAGACAGGAATCTTTACCAATGTAGTAGTGCGAGAATATAGTGAAATTCTTACATATTCAAGCGGAGACTACGTTGCATTACTTAACACGAATTCGAAGCATAGACAGCTTCCCGATAAACCAAAAGATATCTTATTAAATAAGATTAAAAATTCAATTGATAGATCAGGCGGAACAATTGATAAAGAACACAGAGTGGCATTATTTTTAGGGAGAAAATTATTGTAG
- a CDS encoding GNAT family N-acetyltransferase yields the protein MNFVYGEYLISDNQEKIDLPTVKGFLARSYWANKRSEEIIEKSIHSSICYGIYKAEIQVGFARVVTDEATMFWLCDVFIHEDYRGQGLGKKLIEVITQSDRFKNVMGLLGTLDAHELYEQYQFHRNQDRFMVRLPDDLRER from the coding sequence ATGAATTTCGTATATGGAGAATATCTTATTAGTGATAACCAAGAGAAGATCGACCTCCCTACGGTAAAAGGCTTTCTTGCAAGGAGCTACTGGGCGAACAAGCGCTCAGAGGAAATCATTGAGAAATCCATCCATTCTTCCATATGTTATGGAATCTACAAAGCGGAGATTCAAGTGGGATTTGCGAGGGTGGTAACAGACGAGGCTACCATGTTCTGGCTTTGTGATGTGTTTATCCATGAAGATTATCGGGGACAGGGCCTGGGGAAAAAACTCATTGAAGTAATCACACAGTCGGACCGCTTCAAAAATGTAATGGGACTACTCGGAACATTAGATGCACATGAACTATACGAACAGTATCAATTCCATAGAAACCAGGATCGATTCATGGTAAGACTTCCTGATGATTTGAGGGAACGGTAA
- a CDS encoding GNAT family N-acetyltransferase, with the protein MQYDDIQQTLTTKRLCLRLFEESDAATVTELCNNYNIYKSTLTLPYPYTLDCALSWIQHHRHNFEKEKHYEFAICDRATGTLYGAIALSYDHRYDHGEMAYWIGEAYWGMGYATEASQAILHFAFHVKRFHKVYGRHFASNPASGKVLQRIGMIQEGVLMDHVKKEGQYESLIYYGIVKREEE; encoded by the coding sequence ATGCAGTATGATGACATTCAACAAACGCTGACTACGAAGAGGCTGTGCCTGAGATTGTTCGAGGAATCCGATGCTGCCACCGTCACTGAGCTGTGTAACAACTACAATATTTATAAAAGCACACTTACGTTACCCTATCCCTACACATTGGATTGTGCGTTATCCTGGATTCAGCATCACCGACACAATTTCGAGAAAGAGAAACACTATGAATTTGCGATTTGTGATAGGGCAACAGGAACACTATATGGCGCGATAGCCTTATCTTATGATCATCGGTATGATCATGGCGAAATGGCTTATTGGATCGGTGAAGCGTATTGGGGGATGGGTTATGCGACAGAAGCTTCACAAGCGATATTGCACTTTGCCTTTCATGTGAAGAGATTTCATAAAGTATATGGACGACACTTTGCCTCTAATCCGGCGTCTGGAAAAGTTCTTCAAAGGATAGGTATGATTCAGGAAGGTGTCCTCATGGATCATGTGAAGAAGGAGGGTCAATACGAAAGTCTAATCTATTATGGAATTGTAAAAAGAGAAGAGGAATAA
- a CDS encoding phosphate/phosphite/phosphonate ABC transporter substrate-binding protein, with protein sequence MKNSKRKSYQSLILSLVFMLVILSGCGASASSSSSEGGMPEVIRIGIMPSEEGEMNRSQEQLATDITEATGIPAEIFVAEDYNMVIEALRAGKIEIGLIGPFGYIIATERANAKLLVRSESDQQSNTVILVRNDSPYQSVQDLKGKDFLFADPASTSGNLYPRATLMKELGLSNKELDSFFGSVAFSGGHDKSLLALANGNADAIGTSSLMVPMMAESGLVKEEDFRVIAESDPIVGGARLLYRQDLPEELVTQLRELMLDYDTKNPKFLESVGAARFVEGSDSDFNPIREVAKALDMSPEELLKK encoded by the coding sequence GTGAAAAATAGTAAACGCAAAAGTTATCAAAGCTTGATCCTCTCGCTAGTATTTATGCTTGTCATCCTGTCGGGATGCGGGGCCTCAGCTAGCTCAAGCTCGAGTGAAGGTGGAATGCCCGAAGTCATTCGGATTGGTATTATGCCAAGCGAAGAGGGCGAGATGAACCGTTCCCAGGAACAGCTAGCAACAGATATTACCGAAGCAACCGGTATCCCTGCTGAAATTTTTGTAGCTGAAGATTATAACATGGTTATCGAAGCCCTGCGCGCAGGCAAAATCGAAATTGGACTGATCGGGCCGTTTGGTTACATCATCGCTACGGAACGGGCCAATGCCAAGCTGCTTGTCCGTTCTGAAAGTGATCAACAATCGAATACGGTTATCCTCGTTCGTAATGACTCTCCATATCAAAGTGTACAGGACCTTAAAGGAAAAGATTTTTTGTTTGCTGATCCGGCATCAACCTCCGGCAATTTGTACCCACGTGCCACATTGATGAAAGAGCTGGGTCTTTCCAATAAGGAGCTGGATTCCTTCTTCGGCAGTGTAGCGTTCTCCGGTGGACATGACAAATCACTGCTTGCACTGGCCAATGGCAATGCGGATGCGATTGGTACGTCAAGTCTCATGGTGCCGATGATGGCTGAATCCGGACTTGTTAAAGAGGAAGATTTCCGCGTGATTGCCGAATCGGATCCGATCGTCGGTGGGGCTCGACTGCTTTACCGTCAAGACTTGCCAGAAGAATTGGTTACACAGCTGCGTGAGCTCATGCTGGACTATGATACGAAAAACCCTAAATTCCTCGAAAGTGTAGGCGCAGCCCGTTTTGTAGAAGGCAGCGACAGTGATTTTAATCCAATCCGGGAAGTCGCCAAAGCACTGGATATGTCCCCAGAGGAACTGCTCAAGAAATAG
- the phnC gene encoding phosphonate ABC transporter ATP-binding protein, protein MTLLQVEGLSKVYPDGTKALDNLNLTINAGEFVVVIGPSGAGKSTLLRSLNRMIEPTNGKIQFKGSETMGIKGKKLRELRRHMGMIFQGYNLVTRVSVLHNVLHGRLGYMNPLKGALGLYSKADTDAAKVMLHRVGLHEQMYKRADELSGGQQQRVGIARALSQKPDLILADEPIASLDPASSETIMHYLYTICKEEGIACLCNLHQVDIAKKYATRIIGIHKGSKVFDGTPEELTEDMIRLIYNQTNPQVKETA, encoded by the coding sequence ATGACACTTTTACAGGTGGAAGGGTTGTCCAAGGTATATCCCGACGGAACCAAAGCACTTGATAACTTGAACCTGACGATTAATGCCGGAGAGTTCGTTGTCGTCATTGGACCGAGCGGCGCCGGGAAGAGCACTTTGCTGCGAAGCCTGAACCGAATGATCGAGCCGACTAACGGAAAGATTCAGTTCAAAGGCAGTGAAACCATGGGCATCAAGGGGAAAAAGCTCCGTGAACTTCGACGCCATATGGGTATGATTTTTCAGGGATATAACCTGGTCACTCGCGTATCCGTTCTTCATAACGTACTGCATGGACGTTTAGGCTACATGAATCCGCTCAAAGGCGCACTGGGTCTCTACTCCAAAGCTGATACAGATGCAGCCAAGGTTATGCTCCACCGTGTTGGTTTACATGAACAGATGTACAAGAGGGCAGATGAACTCAGTGGAGGTCAGCAGCAGAGAGTAGGCATTGCACGAGCGCTTTCGCAGAAGCCGGATTTGATATTGGCAGATGAACCGATAGCGAGTCTCGACCCTGCTTCCTCGGAGACGATCATGCATTACTTGTATACGATCTGCAAAGAGGAAGGCATTGCCTGTCTGTGCAATCTGCATCAGGTGGATATCGCGAAGAAATATGCAACCCGTATCATCGGCATTCATAAAGGGTCCAAGGTCTTTGACGGAACACCTGAAGAACTGACGGAAGATATGATCCGGCTCATTTACAACCAGACCAATCCCCAAGTGAAGGAGACAGCCTGA
- the phnE gene encoding phosphonate ABC transporter, permease protein PhnE gives MNAAQLQSARKMKRTQTILFVIVLLALIIWSSIGAEFSLGTLFAGIGESFRFIFFDFLPPDLSTLSQLIEPALQTLYMSVVAMVIGSVVAGMLSFLAAATTSPHPYLQVFVRAATSLFRNIPVIIWTILLVAAFGLGAVVGTMSLILISIGMLTRSFAEVLEEIDMGQVEAVRAAGGSYFQVLSQAVFPQFLPGFIGWSLYNFEINVRASTIIGMVGGGGLGFILQSKLKLFQYQEASMAVLLVLVIVLVVETITNRVRERII, from the coding sequence ATGAATGCGGCTCAGTTGCAATCTGCCCGAAAAATGAAACGCACCCAGACGATATTGTTTGTTATTGTGCTGCTCGCTCTCATCATCTGGTCTTCCATCGGCGCAGAGTTTTCATTAGGTACTTTATTTGCAGGGATAGGAGAGAGCTTTCGATTTATCTTTTTCGATTTTCTTCCACCTGATCTTTCTACACTTTCCCAGCTCATTGAACCTGCTCTGCAGACTCTGTATATGAGCGTGGTAGCGATGGTCATCGGGTCGGTTGTAGCAGGAATGTTATCCTTTTTAGCCGCAGCCACAACAAGCCCGCACCCTTACCTTCAGGTATTTGTTCGTGCAGCTACATCTCTGTTTCGTAACATTCCGGTCATTATCTGGACGATACTGCTTGTTGCAGCGTTTGGACTGGGTGCTGTAGTCGGTACAATGTCACTGATCCTTATCTCGATCGGTATGCTGACGCGTTCCTTTGCCGAGGTGCTTGAAGAGATTGATATGGGGCAGGTAGAAGCGGTTCGTGCTGCCGGCGGAAGTTATTTTCAAGTGTTGTCCCAAGCCGTATTTCCACAATTCCTTCCCGGGTTTATCGGCTGGAGCTTGTACAACTTCGAAATCAACGTACGCGCATCCACGATTATAGGTATGGTTGGAGGCGGTGGCCTTGGATTTATCCTGCAATCCAAGCTGAAGCTGTTTCAGTATCAGGAAGCCAGCATGGCCGTGCTGCTTGTGCTCGTTATCGTTCTTGTTGTGGAAACGATCACCAATCGCGTAAGGGAGCGAATCATATGA
- the phnE gene encoding phosphonate ABC transporter, permease protein PhnE: MSMQMNEVKPSFTLYTSMPEPPKPKRNKLLVIGLPLIAVLFVFSLVQLQFDYAKIAQGFTKLGGYMGTMFPPDFSAWRHVLLAAVESLQVAILGSVLGIVVAFFLSFLAASNLTPHPFVAWIIRSAASLLRAIPTIVWALIFIVSVGLGPLPGVLAIAVSAAGMLVKVFAQSLEEIDKGVLEAMHSTGASWLQIVMQGILPTVKTAFIAWCVLQLEGGIAESTILGAVGAGGIGYEMTHAMKSYNFAAALFVGLVVFAMVFSVEFVANRYKMKLKTRQN, from the coding sequence ATGAGTATGCAAATGAACGAAGTGAAGCCATCTTTTACGCTGTATACTTCCATGCCAGAGCCACCCAAGCCGAAGAGGAACAAGCTGTTAGTGATCGGTCTGCCGCTTATTGCCGTGCTTTTTGTGTTCAGTCTCGTCCAGCTGCAGTTCGACTATGCCAAGATTGCCCAAGGCTTTACGAAACTCGGCGGTTACATGGGAACCATGTTTCCACCTGATTTCTCGGCCTGGCGCCATGTTCTGCTCGCGGCTGTAGAATCATTGCAGGTTGCCATTCTTGGATCGGTGCTGGGAATTGTCGTAGCGTTCTTTCTCTCCTTTTTGGCTGCAAGCAATTTGACGCCTCATCCGTTCGTTGCCTGGATCATTCGAAGCGCTGCTTCCTTGCTTCGTGCGATTCCCACTATCGTGTGGGCTCTCATCTTTATCGTGTCTGTGGGTCTTGGACCGCTTCCCGGAGTGCTTGCGATCGCTGTGTCTGCGGCAGGTATGCTTGTCAAAGTATTTGCCCAGTCACTGGAGGAGATCGACAAGGGCGTACTCGAAGCGATGCATTCTACCGGTGCCAGCTGGCTGCAGATTGTCATGCAGGGTATTTTACCTACAGTGAAAACAGCCTTTATCGCCTGGTGTGTGCTGCAGCTGGAAGGCGGCATTGCCGAATCCACAATTCTTGGTGCGGTTGGCGCAGGAGGTATTGGATATGAGATGACTCATGCCATGAAATCCTATAACTTTGCAGCAGCATTATTTGTGGGATTGGTCGTATTCGCCATGGTATTCAGCGTGGAGTTTGTGGCAAACCGATATAAAATGAAGCTAAAAACACGTCAGAACTAA
- a CDS encoding tyrosine-protein phosphatase: MSTSNSLLKQGPQVQAKYSENNGIALAWNMAESMEVEAVYHSVSPEFIESSSTLLDIQIDPAGAVFTRTVAPGRNYYHVKFTNGSVSTINDRMIYTDGVINFRDMGGYLTEDGRTTRWGMLLRSADLHELSEQDLQTAAALGIDWICDLRSDFEVASRPSPAIGHAINTNIPFMAEASPEEMQKIGHDLHAGYKAMILNTEKCTLILNELLQEERDTSLFHCAAGKDRTGVVCALILLTLGVPREVVIEDYELTNLAVDGLMQRFLSGNNKDYQKYMDQMPELQGAIPEMMKAAFIQAALEAIDENYGSFEQYLSEGLGITSEQRTALQNKYLA; the protein is encoded by the coding sequence ATGTCAACATCTAATTCACTTTTAAAACAAGGCCCCCAGGTTCAGGCTAAGTATAGCGAGAATAACGGGATAGCATTAGCCTGGAATATGGCAGAGTCCATGGAGGTGGAGGCAGTTTACCATTCTGTGAGTCCGGAATTTATTGAATCCAGCAGCACGCTTTTAGATATACAGATTGACCCGGCAGGAGCGGTATTTACGAGAACGGTGGCTCCTGGCCGCAACTATTATCATGTGAAATTCACGAATGGGTCGGTGTCCACCATTAACGACCGCATGATCTACACGGATGGCGTAATTAATTTCCGGGATATGGGTGGTTACCTTACAGAAGATGGTCGTACGACCCGTTGGGGCATGCTGCTGCGATCTGCTGATCTGCATGAGCTTAGTGAGCAGGACCTGCAAACGGCAGCTGCGCTCGGCATTGACTGGATTTGTGATCTGCGCAGCGATTTTGAAGTAGCCAGCCGTCCAAGTCCAGCCATTGGCCATGCGATCAACACGAATATTCCCTTTATGGCGGAAGCAAGTCCGGAGGAAATGCAGAAGATCGGACATGATCTGCATGCAGGCTACAAAGCCATGATTTTAAATACGGAGAAATGCACACTTATTCTAAATGAACTATTACAAGAAGAGCGGGACACTTCCTTATTCCACTGTGCCGCTGGTAAAGACCGAACCGGAGTTGTATGTGCCTTGATTCTTCTCACCCTGGGTGTGCCGCGAGAAGTAGTTATTGAAGACTATGAGCTGACGAATCTCGCGGTGGACGGTCTCATGCAGCGTTTCCTATCCGGAAACAACAAGGATTATCAGAAATATATGGATCAAATGCCTGAACTACAGGGAGCGATTCCGGAAATGATGAAAGCGGCCTTCATCCAGGCTGCACTCGAAGCAATCGATGAAAACTACGGGTCTTTCGAGCAGTATCTTTCAGAGGGACTAGGCATTACCTCAGAGCAAAGGACAGCTCTTCAAAACAAATATCTGGCTTAA
- a CDS encoding GntR family transcriptional regulator, whose protein sequence is MNKISLVDTAYMMLRERMVCGELMPETLLSENELAEEYQMSRTPIRHAIARLESEGYVTALKNRGVLVKDVGGKEFLDLIEQIQSMLFYSFEMMKKPNREIYLNLESLAAHVEVQRTAEKRNDYPLYTEHHFLFMREIVESLNNGVMLNTFDSFRDKLYMYSIVRFKRTPHIKHYSAIGINRDTLHALSSNDYSAAQEVVLSLIPITRERMLATGQF, encoded by the coding sequence ATGAACAAAATATCGCTTGTCGATACAGCATATATGATGCTGCGTGAGCGAATGGTCTGCGGAGAATTAATGCCCGAAACCCTGCTATCTGAGAACGAGTTGGCCGAGGAGTACCAGATGAGCCGTACCCCAATTCGTCATGCCATTGCTCGTCTTGAATCCGAAGGTTATGTAACTGCTCTCAAAAATCGCGGTGTCTTGGTTAAGGATGTCGGCGGGAAAGAATTTCTAGATCTAATCGAACAGATACAATCCATGCTTTTTTATTCTTTTGAAATGATGAAAAAACCGAACCGAGAGATCTATTTAAATCTGGAATCACTCGCAGCTCATGTGGAGGTTCAGCGAACCGCCGAGAAAAGGAATGATTATCCTTTATACACCGAGCATCATTTTCTTTTCATGCGGGAGATCGTGGAATCCTTGAACAATGGCGTTATGCTGAACACATTTGATTCGTTTCGGGATAAACTCTACATGTATTCCATCGTCCGCTTCAAGCGAACTCCACATATCAAACACTACAGTGCGATCGGGATTAATCGGGATACGCTGCACGCCTTATCCAGCAATGATTATAGCGCAGCTCAAGAGGTTGTGTTATCTCTCATTCCGATTACCAGAGAGCGTATGCTTGCTACAGGTCAGTTTTAA